The Mesorhizobium sp. M1D.F.Ca.ET.043.01.1.1 genome contains a region encoding:
- a CDS encoding ABC transporter ATP-binding protein → MIEIEGITKRYNGTAVVDDVSMVIEPRTITVIVGTSGSGKTTLLRMINRLVEATAGVIRLDGVDNRSVPGYQLRRSIGYAIQGHGLFPHRTVAQNIGTVPLLLGWDKDRIKARVEELMTLYQLDPQAYGPRYPHELSGGQQQRVGVARALAAEPNVLLMDEPFGALDPIIRTKAQEDLLAIQKRFGTTIVLVTHDMEEAVHLGDKIAVMDAGKVLQYARPAEILARPANGFVETLVGSSERPFRLLSLGRVRDAVEPGGAEGEAIPGDASQRDALAELLWTGRPALPVKDADGKPLGRVTVEGLVKRARPA, encoded by the coding sequence ATGATCGAGATCGAAGGCATCACCAAGCGCTACAACGGAACAGCTGTCGTCGACGATGTCTCGATGGTCATCGAGCCACGCACCATCACCGTCATCGTCGGCACGTCAGGCTCCGGCAAGACGACACTGCTCAGGATGATCAACCGGCTCGTCGAGGCGACCGCCGGCGTGATCAGGCTCGACGGCGTCGACAACCGCTCCGTGCCAGGCTACCAGCTGCGCCGCAGCATCGGCTACGCCATCCAGGGCCACGGCCTGTTCCCGCACCGTACAGTGGCGCAGAACATCGGCACCGTGCCGCTTCTGCTGGGCTGGGACAAGGATCGCATCAAGGCGCGCGTCGAAGAATTGATGACGCTCTACCAGCTCGATCCGCAGGCCTATGGTCCGCGCTATCCGCACGAGCTTTCCGGTGGCCAACAGCAGCGTGTCGGCGTTGCGCGCGCTTTGGCCGCCGAGCCCAACGTGCTTCTGATGGACGAGCCGTTCGGCGCGCTCGACCCGATCATACGCACCAAGGCGCAGGAGGATTTGCTCGCCATCCAGAAGCGCTTCGGCACCACAATCGTCCTTGTCACCCACGACATGGAGGAGGCGGTGCATTTGGGCGACAAAATCGCCGTCATGGACGCCGGGAAGGTGCTGCAATACGCCAGGCCGGCGGAGATCCTGGCAAGGCCCGCAAATGGCTTCGTCGAAACCCTGGTTGGCTCAAGCGAGCGGCCGTTCCGGCTCCTGTCGCTCGGCCGTGTGCGCGATGCCGTCGAGCCCGGCGGCGCCGAGGGCGAGGCGATCCCCGGCGACGCCAGCCAGCGCGACGCATTGGCCGAGCTTCTGTGGACAGGGCGCCCGGCGCTGCCTGTGAAGGATGCCGACGGCAAGCCGCTCGGGCGCGTCACCGTTGAAGGGCTGGTGAAACGCGCGAGGCCCGCATGA